The following are from one region of the Tenacibaculum dicentrarchi genome:
- the pyrF gene encoding orotidine-5'-phosphate decarboxylase, whose amino-acid sequence MTTQELVTQINKKKSFLCIGLDVDLTKIPTHLLKEEDPIFAFNKAIIDATHHLCVSYKPNTAFYEAYGIKGWKSLEKTIKYINEKHPEIFTIADAKRGDIGNTSTMYAKAFFEDLAFDSVTVAPYMGKDSVEPFLAFDDKHTIMLALTSNQGAFDFQTKMVVETDKKELYKQVLETSKNWKNSENLMYVVGATKAEYFTEIRKIVPDSFLLVPGVGAQGGNLQDVCKYGMNKNVGLLINSSRGIIYASDKEDFAQAAAKNAAVLQEQMKEVLNTL is encoded by the coding sequence ATGACTACACAAGAATTAGTTACGCAAATTAACAAAAAGAAATCGTTTTTATGCATCGGTTTAGATGTCGATTTAACTAAAATCCCTACCCATTTATTAAAGGAAGAAGACCCAATTTTTGCCTTCAATAAAGCAATTATCGACGCTACACATCATCTATGTGTTTCTTATAAGCCAAACACCGCTTTTTATGAAGCTTACGGTATAAAAGGTTGGAAATCGCTTGAAAAAACTATCAAATACATCAACGAAAAACATCCTGAAATTTTTACCATTGCCGATGCCAAACGTGGCGATATTGGCAATACCTCAACCATGTATGCCAAAGCTTTTTTTGAAGATTTAGCCTTCGATTCGGTAACGGTTGCACCTTATATGGGAAAAGATTCGGTAGAACCTTTTTTAGCTTTTGATGATAAACATACCATTATGCTGGCGTTAACCTCTAACCAAGGAGCGTTTGATTTTCAAACAAAAATGGTAGTAGAAACAGACAAGAAAGAGCTTTACAAACAGGTTTTAGAAACGTCTAAAAATTGGAAAAATTCAGAAAACTTAATGTACGTTGTTGGGGCTACCAAAGCGGAATATTTTACAGAAATACGCAAAATTGTGCCTGACAGTTTTTTATTAGTTCCAGGGGTTGGAGCGCAAGGTGGTAATTTACAAGATGTTTGCAAATACGGAATGAACAAAAACGTTGGATTATTAATTAATTCATCTAGAGGAATTATTTATGCTTCGGATAAAGAAGATTTTGCACAAGCAGCAGCTAAAAATGCTGCAGTTTTACAAGAGCAGATGAAGGAGGTTTTAAATACTTTATAA
- a CDS encoding RagB/SusD family nutrient uptake outer membrane protein yields MKKTILKSIAAVAILTISVGCGNDFLEKSPTGFINVEDFGISGNLNPDVLDATLSGAYSTMINPETGGTTNDGDFGQKGYDIYSDMLSGDMALSLSSYGYYRSLTTLEDTVDYTRLTNYRPWRYYYRIVRAANLIINGLGDSPVTVDAKYALGQAKALRAYAYFYLSQFYMKEYNPSTKVLPIYTNPETPNVAQSTTKEVYEQMISDLESSITLLNGFVRETKNQVNSEVAKGLLAYVYGAMNTTESNTKSLALLNEVVNTGGFNVMSKDEVVGGFDDVNINGWIWGADLTTDMDFGLVSWWGQMDVYSYSYQWAGDKKSIDQDLYDAIDATDIRKTQFNDNKGTSNHLIPNNKFYHQDKKIGGQQVVTTDYVFMRISEIYLLSAEMAAKTGNETLAKDRLKAIVSKRMPDASYIDALSGKALLDEIYFQTRVELWGEGKSYLAMKRNKATIKRGDNHLSLVGKEIPYNDERLTFEIPQSEIQNNPFIN; encoded by the coding sequence ATGAAAAAAACAATATTAAAATCTATTGCAGCAGTAGCTATCTTAACGATATCTGTTGGATGTGGTAATGATTTCTTAGAAAAATCACCTACAGGATTTATTAACGTAGAAGATTTTGGAATTTCAGGTAATCTTAATCCTGATGTATTAGACGCTACACTTAGTGGAGCTTATTCTACAATGATTAACCCTGAAACAGGTGGAACTACAAACGATGGTGATTTTGGTCAAAAAGGATATGATATCTATAGTGATATGTTATCTGGAGATATGGCTTTATCATTAAGTTCGTACGGATATTATAGAAGTCTTACAACCTTAGAAGATACGGTTGACTATACAAGATTGACAAATTACAGACCTTGGAGATATTACTACAGAATAGTAAGAGCTGCCAATTTAATTATTAACGGTTTAGGTGATTCGCCAGTAACTGTAGATGCTAAATATGCGCTTGGGCAAGCAAAAGCATTAAGAGCTTATGCGTACTTTTATTTAAGTCAATTCTATATGAAAGAGTACAACCCTAGCACGAAGGTTTTACCTATTTATACAAATCCTGAAACACCAAACGTAGCACAAAGTACTACTAAAGAAGTGTATGAGCAAATGATTAGCGATTTAGAATCGTCAATTACTTTATTAAACGGTTTTGTAAGAGAAACTAAAAATCAAGTAAATAGCGAAGTAGCTAAAGGTTTATTAGCATACGTTTACGGAGCAATGAACACTACGGAATCAAATACAAAATCGTTAGCATTATTAAACGAAGTGGTAAACACTGGAGGTTTTAATGTAATGTCTAAAGATGAAGTTGTTGGAGGTTTTGACGATGTAAACATTAACGGATGGATCTGGGGTGCCGATCTTACTACAGATATGGATTTCGGTTTAGTATCTTGGTGGGGGCAAATGGATGTTTATAGTTACAGCTACCAATGGGCAGGTGATAAAAAATCAATTGACCAAGATTTATATGATGCAATTGATGCTACCGATATTCGTAAAACACAGTTTAACGATAATAAAGGAACTTCAAATCACTTAATACCTAACAATAAATTTTATCACCAAGATAAAAAAATTGGAGGTCAGCAAGTAGTAACTACTGATTATGTTTTCATGAGAATTAGTGAAATCTATTTATTAAGTGCAGAGATGGCAGCAAAAACAGGAAACGAAACTTTAGCTAAAGACAGATTAAAAGCTATCGTTAGTAAAAGAATGCCAGATGCTTCTTATATTGATGCTTTATCAGGAAAAGCTCTTTTAGATGAAATTTATTTCCAGACTCGTGTAGAGCTTTGGGGTGAAGGGAAAAGTTACTTAGCAATGAAACGTAATAAGGCAACTATTAAAAGAGGTGATAATCACTTAAGTTTAGTAGGAAAAGAAATTCCTTATAACGATGAGAGATTAACTTTTGAAATTCCACAATCAGAAATTCAAAACAATCCTTTTATAAACTAA
- a CDS encoding AAA family ATPase — MNNIENKTNITAEMILENVTNTIDAIDKRDESVGLFTVKKANKWIDEAKNTAIPKTLFGELWFESEICILFADTNLGKSILAVQIGESISSGKPIPGFKLEAEPQKVLYFDFELSKKQFENRYSVDYEDHFKWNDNFLRVEINPDSNIPDGKDFDTYLNESIEQSIIKLDSKILIIDNLTYLKTETENAKNALPLMKHLKALKSKYGLSLLILAHTPKRDLSKKITRNDLSGSKMLINFIDACFTIGESSTDKSLRYLKQIKARNTEIVYDTENVAICKIDKPFNFLQFELVDYGNESEHLKEVTDKEKNELEQNVLNFKAEYPNLSLQDIADKFNTNKMKVSRILKKNNKS, encoded by the coding sequence ATGAATAATATTGAAAATAAAACAAACATTACAGCAGAAATGATATTAGAAAATGTAACTAATACAATTGATGCGATTGATAAAAGAGACGAAAGTGTGGGGCTTTTTACAGTTAAGAAAGCTAATAAATGGATTGATGAAGCTAAAAACACGGCAATACCTAAAACATTATTTGGTGAACTTTGGTTTGAAAGTGAAATTTGTATCTTATTTGCTGATACTAATTTAGGTAAATCAATTTTAGCGGTTCAAATTGGCGAAAGTATAAGTAGTGGCAAACCAATACCAGGGTTTAAACTAGAAGCCGAACCGCAAAAAGTATTATACTTTGATTTTGAATTATCAAAAAAACAATTTGAAAATAGGTATTCAGTAGATTATGAAGACCATTTTAAATGGAACGATAATTTTTTAAGAGTAGAAATAAATCCTGATTCAAATATTCCAGACGGCAAAGATTTTGATACTTATTTAAACGAGTCAATAGAACAAAGTATTATTAAATTAGATTCTAAAATCTTAATTATTGATAACCTTACTTACTTGAAAACTGAAACCGAAAACGCAAAAAACGCTCTGCCTTTAATGAAACATTTAAAAGCCTTGAAAAGCAAATACGGACTTTCACTCTTAATTTTAGCACACACACCAAAAAGGGATTTATCAAAAAAAATTACTAGAAATGATTTATCGGGAAGTAAGATGTTAATCAATTTTATTGATGCGTGTTTTACTATTGGCGAAAGTAGTACTGATAAAAGTTTACGATACTTAAAACAGATTAAAGCCCGAAACACTGAAATTGTTTACGATACTGAAAATGTAGCAATTTGTAAAATAGATAAACCGTTCAATTTTCTACAATTTGAATTGGTAGACTATGGAAACGAAAGCGAACACCTCAAAGAAGTTACTGACAAAGAAAAAAACGAACTAGAACAAAATGTACTTAATTTCAAAGCTGAATATCCAAATTTAAGTTTGCAAGATATTGCTGACAAATTCAATACTAATAAAATGAAAGTGTCACGAATATTAAAGAAAAATAACAAATCGTAA
- a CDS encoding ATP-dependent Clp protease adaptor ClpS, with amino-acid sequence MSTIEKIQEDLDVLTQETKKHEIILHNDDVNSFDFVIDSLVDVCDHTLEQAEQCSVLVHYKGKCAVKTGEYKDLEPRCAKLLQLGLSAEII; translated from the coding sequence ATGAGCACGATAGAAAAAATACAAGAAGATTTAGACGTTTTAACGCAAGAAACAAAAAAGCATGAAATTATTTTACATAATGACGATGTAAATTCATTCGATTTTGTAATTGATAGTCTAGTTGATGTTTGTGATCATACATTAGAGCAAGCAGAGCAATGTTCTGTTTTAGTTCATTACAAAGGTAAATGTGCCGTTAAAACAGGTGAGTATAAAGATTTAGAACCAAGATGTGCTAAGTTGTTACAATTAGGTTTATCAGCAGAAATAATTTAA
- a CDS encoding TlpA family protein disulfide reductase: MKKLIYLFVIVLFASCNTEKPAAFSEGILQEKFLTTNDKAITFKEILAKYKGKKVMFEVCASWCAECVSGTPKIKELKAKNPEVVFVFLSIDKTVAQWKKGITRFFNIKGDHYFLPAALKGGYAKGLGIKDVPSYMVVNERGIISLGNVTEPFDPRLATALQE; this comes from the coding sequence ATGAAAAAACTTATTTACCTATTTGTTATTGTTTTATTTGCATCTTGTAATACCGAAAAACCTGCGGCTTTTTCAGAGGGTATTTTACAAGAAAAATTTTTAACAACCAACGATAAAGCAATTACTTTTAAAGAAATTCTGGCAAAATATAAAGGAAAAAAAGTAATGTTTGAAGTATGTGCTTCTTGGTGTGCCGAGTGCGTGTCAGGAACACCAAAAATAAAGGAATTAAAAGCTAAAAACCCTGAGGTTGTTTTTGTTTTTTTATCAATAGATAAAACAGTAGCACAGTGGAAAAAAGGAATAACACGTTTTTTTAATATTAAAGGAGATCATTATTTTCTACCTGCGGCACTTAAAGGCGGATATGCAAAAGGGTTAGGGATTAAAGATGTGCCAAGTTATATGGTTGTTAATGAGCGAGGTATTATTTCATTAGGAAATGTAACAGAGCCATTTGACCCAAGGTTGGCAACTGCATTACAAGAGTAG
- a CDS encoding thioredoxin-like domain-containing protein, giving the protein MIKKIGVIFAVSLALLSCSTQSPTEFSKEALADVFVAINTKEEVPFKDILDKNKGKKILIDVWASWCTDCLENLPAVKKAQEENPEMVFLYLSLDRKLEDWHSGVERLNIKGQHYFMQSGWEGSFAKFLGLSWIPRYLLIDEQGKIIVFNQTKVSAILMAKNVKK; this is encoded by the coding sequence ATGATAAAAAAAATAGGCGTTATTTTTGCAGTAAGTTTAGCCTTACTTAGTTGTTCGACTCAAAGCCCGACAGAATTTTCAAAAGAAGCTTTGGCTGATGTTTTTGTAGCTATAAACACTAAAGAAGAAGTGCCATTTAAAGATATTTTAGATAAAAATAAAGGAAAGAAAATATTGATAGATGTTTGGGCTTCTTGGTGTACAGATTGTTTAGAGAATTTACCTGCGGTTAAAAAAGCACAAGAAGAAAACCCTGAAATGGTCTTTTTATATTTATCTCTAGATAGAAAATTAGAAGATTGGCATTCAGGTGTTGAACGCTTGAATATAAAAGGACAGCATTATTTTATGCAATCAGGATGGGAAGGAAGTTTTGCTAAATTTTTAGGGTTAAGTTGGATTCCTCGTTATTTATTAATTGACGAACAGGGTAAAATTATTGTTTTTAATCAAACAAAAGTTTCTGCAATTTTAATGGCTAAAAATGTTAAAAAATAA
- the prmA gene encoding 50S ribosomal protein L11 methyltransferase encodes MDNIYIEYNFEVSPKDPATEILIAELGEVGFESFVELDNGVTAYIQKNDWKENMLEDLFILKSEDFSIRFDHKEIEQTNWNAEWEKNFNQIQVDDLVSIRAPFHENPHLKYDIVIEPKMSFGTGHHETTHMMVQHLIDLDVTNKKVLDMGCGTGILAIFAEMKGANPIDAIDIDAWCYENSVENVQRNECKNISVFEGDSSLLADKKYDVIIANINRNILLSDMEIYTNCLNKSGILLLSGFYSEDIPVIDTEVSKHGLALQKTIKRNNWVALQYQKTA; translated from the coding sequence ATGGATAATATTTATATAGAATATAATTTTGAAGTAAGCCCTAAAGACCCGGCAACTGAAATTTTAATAGCGGAATTAGGTGAGGTTGGTTTTGAGAGTTTTGTAGAACTTGATAACGGAGTAACGGCATACATCCAGAAAAATGACTGGAAAGAAAACATGTTAGAAGATCTTTTTATTTTGAAATCGGAAGATTTTTCTATTCGTTTTGATCATAAAGAAATTGAGCAAACGAATTGGAATGCCGAATGGGAAAAGAATTTTAATCAAATTCAAGTAGATGATTTGGTAAGTATCAGAGCGCCGTTTCATGAAAACCCTCATTTAAAATACGACATTGTTATTGAGCCAAAAATGAGTTTTGGTACAGGGCATCATGAAACAACACATATGATGGTACAGCATTTAATTGATTTAGATGTAACCAATAAAAAAGTGTTAGATATGGGCTGCGGAACAGGAATTTTAGCAATTTTTGCTGAAATGAAAGGAGCAAATCCTATTGATGCCATTGATATTGATGCTTGGTGTTATGAAAATTCTGTAGAAAATGTACAAAGAAATGAATGTAAAAATATTTCAGTTTTTGAAGGAGATTCATCGCTTTTAGCTGATAAAAAATATGATGTTATTATAGCAAATATCAATCGTAATATTTTATTAAGTGACATGGAAATATATACAAATTGCTTAAATAAATCAGGTATTTTATTGCTAAGTGGTTTTTATAGCGAAGATATTCCTGTTATAGATACAGAAGTCTCAAAACACGGTTTAGCATTACAAAAAACAATTAAAAGAAATAATTGGGTAGCTTTGCAGTATCAAAAAACAGCATAA
- a CDS encoding helix-turn-helix domain-containing protein, with the protein MVLTFNDLPTVLNEVLELQKELKNLILSKETSSQSELEKPLNIKEVAKLTQLSVPTIYLYVSGRKIPHYKQGNKLRFFKSEIIDWIKKGKVKTVSEIGADTDVLLSKKAV; encoded by the coding sequence ATGGTTTTAACATTTAATGATTTACCAACAGTACTAAATGAAGTACTAGAATTACAAAAAGAGCTGAAAAATTTAATCCTATCTAAGGAGACAAGCTCACAATCCGAACTGGAAAAACCTCTAAACATTAAAGAGGTCGCAAAACTTACTCAGTTAAGCGTTCCAACTATTTATTTATACGTATCAGGGCGTAAAATTCCACACTACAAACAAGGTAACAAGCTAAGATTTTTTAAATCCGAAATTATCGACTGGATTAAAAAGGGCAAAGTTAAAACAGTTTCAGAAATTGGAGCTGATACTGATGTTTTACTATCTAAAAAAGCGGTTTAA
- a CDS encoding TlpA family protein disulfide reductase has protein sequence MNYFLCFIAFLVLQSCAIFQPKVFTGQALNEKLVTTSRDSITLKEIFDKNKGEAQFIQVFATYCPFSQRSFKDVIAFQAENPLVNYIFLSVDHSYFDWKRGLENIKKKNKLKGAYYYIPKKGKGALANFLKLKTIPRFLIVDKKGKITLFKASSISKKVKDKTH, from the coding sequence ATGAACTATTTTTTATGTTTTATAGCATTTTTAGTATTGCAAAGTTGTGCTATTTTTCAGCCTAAAGTTTTTACAGGGCAAGCTTTAAATGAAAAATTAGTAACTACAAGCAGAGATTCGATTACTCTAAAAGAAATTTTTGATAAAAATAAAGGAGAAGCCCAATTTATACAAGTTTTTGCAACCTATTGCCCTTTTAGTCAGCGTAGTTTTAAAGATGTGATAGCGTTTCAAGCCGAAAATCCATTGGTAAATTATATTTTTTTATCGGTAGATCATTCTTATTTTGATTGGAAAAGAGGGCTTGAAAATATTAAAAAAAAGAATAAGTTAAAAGGCGCATATTATTATATTCCTAAAAAAGGGAAAGGAGCATTGGCGAATTTTTTAAAATTAAAAACAATTCCGAGGTTTTTAATTGTTGATAAAAAAGGGAAAATTACACTGTTTAAAGCTTCGAGTATTTCTAAAAAAGTTAAAGATAAAACACATTAA
- a CDS encoding ABC transporter permease, translated as MFQYVINKFFYGFLTLFGVVTVIFFLFNVLPGDPARMMLDQREDTEQLENIRKKYGFDKPIFTQYLYYLNDVSPMSLHSNKEEDYTFLSEGKYTFQKIIGISSVNLVLKYPYLRQSFQKNGKNVSEVITETLPNTAILAIFAITIALFLGIFLGILSALYKDTFFDKIIAILSTLGMSVPSFFSAILVAWFFGFILHELTGLEMTGSLYEVDDFGEEIRLKWKNLLLPAIVLGVRPLAVVIQLMRNSLLETLNQDYIRTANAKGLTKYQMLKKHALKNSLNPVVTAISGWFASMLAGAVFVEYIFNWNGLGKEIVNSLNTLDLPVIMGSVLVVATLFIGINILVDIIYSWLDPRIKLN; from the coding sequence ATGTTTCAATATGTAATCAATAAATTTTTCTACGGATTTTTAACACTTTTTGGCGTAGTTACGGTAATTTTCTTTTTGTTTAACGTATTGCCTGGCGACCCAGCAAGAATGATGTTAGACCAACGAGAAGACACCGAACAGCTTGAGAATATCAGAAAAAAATACGGTTTCGATAAGCCTATTTTTACGCAATATTTATATTATTTAAATGATGTTTCGCCGATGTCGTTACACAGTAATAAAGAGGAAGATTATACTTTTTTATCCGAAGGAAAATACACGTTTCAAAAAATAATTGGCATAAGTTCTGTAAATTTGGTGCTTAAATACCCATATTTAAGGCAATCATTTCAAAAAAATGGTAAAAATGTATCCGAAGTAATTACTGAAACCTTACCAAATACGGCTATTTTAGCTATTTTTGCCATTACCATTGCATTATTTTTAGGAATATTTTTAGGGATTTTATCAGCTTTATATAAAGATACTTTTTTTGATAAAATAATTGCTATATTAAGTACTTTAGGAATGAGTGTTCCGTCTTTCTTTTCGGCAATTTTAGTGGCGTGGTTTTTTGGTTTTATATTACATGAACTTACGGGCTTAGAAATGACAGGAAGTTTATATGAAGTTGATGATTTTGGCGAAGAAATACGTTTAAAATGGAAAAATTTACTATTGCCAGCCATTGTTTTAGGAGTTCGTCCGTTGGCGGTAGTTATTCAATTAATGCGAAACTCATTATTAGAAACCTTAAATCAAGATTATATACGAACGGCAAATGCAAAAGGGTTAACCAAGTATCAAATGCTTAAAAAACACGCTTTAAAAAATTCGTTAAATCCGGTGGTAACAGCAATTTCAGGATGGTTTGCTTCGATGTTAGCTGGTGCGGTTTTTGTAGAGTATATTTTTAATTGGAATGGCTTAGGAAAAGAAATTGTAAACTCCTTAAATACGCTTGATTTACCTGTAATTATGGGAAGTGTATTGGTTGTGGCAACTTTATTTATAGGTATTAATATATTGGTAGATATTATTTACAGTTGGTTAGATCCGCGAATTAAATTAAATTAA
- a CDS encoding tyrosine-type recombinase/integrase has protein sequence MKTEKAVKEYNISIRLDNRRKKDSGCYPIKLRVYGKVTRKEKWYALDIDLLEADFIEIWQNPKNKKFRGSKKELELKLKAIETRANEVATEMTVFNFDKFETKLFRKSSDKNNVKYHFNLTIDKNIKEGKIGTAESYKYTLNSLIDFSENKKKCKADKLTFNIINVGWLKEYEAFMLSKNKSYTTIAIYTRTLRAVFNRAIESNDISIDIYPFGKNKYKIPRTKKVKKALSNNELKILFNAEVLNDNQQKAKDFFFFSYNCNGMNFKDIALLKYSDIKNGKFSYYRAKTFDKSAEKTEITIYLTDFTNEVINKYGNKSKDNFVFDIINVSENSTTQYNKIKNFTRHINEHLKKVAKLNGLPIDLSSYWARHSFATNSLRKGASMEFISEALNHSDLSVTKNYFAGFEDEAKKDFANSLLDF, from the coding sequence ATGAAAACCGAAAAAGCAGTAAAAGAATACAATATTTCAATACGATTAGATAATAGAAGAAAAAAAGATAGTGGCTGTTATCCTATTAAATTAAGAGTTTACGGAAAAGTAACTAGAAAGGAAAAATGGTATGCTTTAGATATTGATTTATTAGAAGCTGATTTTATTGAAATTTGGCAAAACCCAAAGAACAAAAAATTTAGAGGTTCAAAAAAAGAACTGGAACTAAAACTAAAAGCGATTGAAACTCGAGCAAATGAAGTCGCAACAGAAATGACTGTTTTTAATTTTGATAAATTTGAAACTAAACTATTTAGAAAGTCATCAGATAAAAATAATGTAAAGTATCATTTTAATTTAACTATTGACAAAAATATAAAGGAGGGTAAAATTGGAACTGCTGAAAGTTATAAATACACTCTTAATTCCTTAATTGATTTTAGCGAGAATAAAAAGAAGTGTAAAGCTGATAAACTCACTTTTAATATTATCAATGTAGGTTGGTTAAAAGAATATGAAGCTTTTATGTTATCTAAAAATAAAAGTTATACTACAATAGCAATTTATACTAGAACGTTAAGAGCCGTATTTAATAGAGCTATTGAAAGTAATGATATTAGTATTGATATTTATCCATTCGGAAAAAATAAATATAAAATTCCACGAACAAAAAAAGTAAAGAAAGCATTAAGTAATAACGAACTTAAAATTTTATTTAATGCTGAGGTTTTAAATGATAACCAGCAGAAAGCAAAAGATTTTTTCTTTTTCAGTTATAATTGTAACGGAATGAATTTTAAAGATATTGCTTTATTGAAATACTCAGATATTAAAAACGGTAAATTCAGTTATTACCGTGCAAAGACTTTTGACAAATCAGCAGAAAAAACAGAAATTACAATCTACTTAACAGATTTTACAAACGAGGTTATCAATAAATACGGAAACAAGTCTAAAGATAATTTTGTATTTGATATTATCAATGTTTCTGAAAACAGTACAACTCAGTACAACAAAATTAAAAACTTTACTAGGCACATAAACGAACATCTTAAAAAAGTAGCTAAATTAAACGGTTTACCTATTGATTTGTCGAGCTACTGGGCTAGGCATTCATTTGCAACAAATTCATTGCGTAAAGGTGCTAGTATGGAGTTTATAAGCGAGGCTTTAAATCATAGTGACCTGAGTGTAACTAAAAATTACTTTGCAGGTTTTGAAGATGAAGCCAAAAAAGATTTTGCCAATAGCTTGTTGGACTTTTAA
- the tpiA gene encoding triose-phosphate isomerase, with amino-acid sequence MRKNIIAGNWKMNVNLDETKKLIKQINKGIKEGVSDDTRVIIAPSFVNLNTAVKKAKKTKIEVAAQNMYFAKSGAFTGEISADMLTSLGLNLVVLGHSERREYFGETAAILAKKVTAALENNLEIIFCFGEVLEDRKAENHFKVVENQLKNSLFHLNKADFSNIILAYEPVWAIGTGETASAEQAQEMHAFVRATIAKQYGDAIANDISILYGGSVKPENAAEIFSKTDVDGGLIGGAALKAADFVTIIKAI; translated from the coding sequence TTGAGAAAAAATATCATTGCAGGTAACTGGAAAATGAATGTAAACCTTGATGAAACTAAAAAGTTAATCAAGCAAATAAATAAGGGAATAAAAGAAGGAGTATCAGATGATACTAGAGTAATTATAGCGCCTAGTTTTGTGAATTTAAACACGGCAGTTAAAAAAGCAAAGAAAACTAAAATTGAAGTAGCAGCTCAAAATATGTATTTTGCTAAAAGCGGTGCTTTTACGGGAGAAATATCTGCCGATATGTTAACTTCTTTAGGATTGAATTTAGTTGTTTTAGGACATTCTGAACGAAGAGAATATTTTGGTGAAACAGCGGCTATTTTAGCTAAAAAAGTAACAGCAGCTCTTGAAAATAATTTAGAAATTATTTTTTGTTTCGGAGAGGTTTTAGAAGATAGAAAAGCTGAAAATCATTTTAAAGTAGTAGAAAATCAATTGAAAAATAGCTTGTTTCATTTGAATAAAGCTGATTTTTCTAATATTATTTTAGCCTACGAGCCTGTTTGGGCAATTGGAACTGGTGAAACAGCATCGGCAGAACAAGCACAAGAAATGCACGCTTTTGTAAGAGCAACTATTGCAAAACAATATGGTGATGCAATTGCAAACGATATTTCAATTTTATACGGAGGAAGTGTAAAGCCTGAAAATGCCGCAGAAATTTTTTCAAAAACAGATGTAGACGGAGGATTAATTGGAGGAGCGGCTTTAAAAGCAGCTGATTTTGTAACGATTATAAAAGCAATATAA